A window from Akkermansia muciniphila encodes these proteins:
- a CDS encoding beta-N-acetylglucosaminidase domain-containing protein, whose product MNGFQLLQCGLSVAALLGGSALAAAPAVYPAPQQSKLSSQTVAFSGKPSVVIRSAKTAGSKLLNGVPEKSGAYKLVISPQGKVAIGAHDERGAFYAMQTLRQLGTKTGGESVTLPVGEITDWPDIEFRGTVEGFYGTPWSHEARLSQLRFYGQNKMNTYIYGPKDDPYHSSPHWRDPYPADQAAQIKELVKVARENHVDFVWAIHPGKDIKWTEEDMNNVIKKFEMMYKLGVRSFAVFFDDIFGEGKRGDMQALLLNKINNEFVKVKKDVTPLVMCPTEYNRGWADSKPGTYLDILGDRLDPSIHVMWTGDSVCHDITLEGQQWVNKRIKRPSYVWWNFPVTDYCRSNLCMGRVYGVATEPGAKESMGGFVSNPMDKPEASKVSLFGLADYTWNINGFKSEEAWKEGVKRLFPQAAEAMQVFVNHNSDQGPNGHGYRREESVEIEPVVKRVLEAAREGKVAKADAALLKKEFARMAAAAPVIRAKADNPRLMKEIGAWVDAFEQLGRAGQYAIAALEENNTRDAVTQLVQATQALAAMDGISRRHNQEGQLYRSVVKTGSRVMTPAVNELADIVSKKAFPAIAGTPALSPKPLVKGGSMDKAELFCDGDRGTFWHSGAYGEPGDWYGVDYGMQIPVRSVEVLMGRNDKDGDYVARGQLEGSRDMKTWKPLGPETSGMQVVWQAPKPVSLRAVRYRVIEPKKTDNGRAVWTAVREIAVNTPPAAMAASNVAGLEGVSVQKSDKIVRINRVMETHKMKPGEFISLQLEGPTDATWLEVNLERDDVNSWAEVELDVEGSAKPVVQKLDKQGKNFIAKANQLPKGIKGMKLVNKSGKEQDIILSMFKFDVPPSDPGTSLVSLTDRNLKTVYRADKPLDVTIPNLDNPKASKVVVVGSAAFAIQARRGEGAWVPVGKRNAGPGASEFAIPAGTSAVRLTYKAPQPDAIINEVVFTSKK is encoded by the coding sequence ATGAATGGCTTTCAACTTCTTCAATGTGGTTTGAGCGTGGCGGCCCTGCTGGGCGGTTCCGCTCTTGCGGCGGCGCCCGCCGTGTATCCGGCTCCCCAGCAGTCCAAACTCTCCTCCCAGACGGTTGCCTTCTCCGGAAAGCCTTCCGTAGTCATCCGCTCCGCCAAGACGGCGGGCAGCAAGCTGCTGAACGGGGTTCCGGAAAAATCAGGGGCCTACAAGCTGGTCATCTCCCCGCAGGGAAAAGTGGCCATAGGAGCCCATGACGAGCGCGGCGCGTTTTACGCCATGCAGACGCTGCGGCAGCTCGGCACGAAAACCGGCGGTGAAAGCGTGACGCTGCCCGTGGGTGAAATCACGGACTGGCCGGACATTGAATTCCGCGGAACGGTGGAAGGCTTCTACGGCACTCCGTGGAGCCATGAAGCCCGTCTGAGCCAGCTGCGCTTTTACGGCCAGAACAAGATGAACACGTACATCTACGGGCCGAAGGACGATCCCTACCACTCCTCCCCCCACTGGCGGGACCCCTATCCCGCGGACCAGGCCGCCCAGATCAAGGAACTGGTGAAGGTTGCCAGGGAAAACCACGTGGACTTTGTCTGGGCCATCCACCCCGGCAAGGACATCAAGTGGACGGAAGAGGACATGAACAACGTCATCAAAAAATTTGAGATGATGTACAAGCTGGGCGTCCGGTCCTTTGCCGTGTTCTTTGACGACATCTTCGGCGAAGGCAAGAGGGGGGACATGCAGGCGCTCCTGCTGAACAAGATCAACAATGAATTCGTCAAGGTGAAGAAAGACGTCACCCCCCTGGTCATGTGCCCCACGGAGTACAACCGCGGCTGGGCGGACTCCAAGCCGGGAACCTACCTGGACATTCTGGGCGACCGTCTGGACCCCTCCATCCACGTCATGTGGACGGGGGACTCCGTCTGCCATGACATCACGCTGGAAGGCCAGCAGTGGGTGAACAAGAGAATCAAGCGCCCTTCCTACGTCTGGTGGAACTTCCCCGTAACGGACTACTGCCGCTCCAACCTGTGCATGGGCCGCGTGTACGGCGTCGCCACGGAACCGGGCGCGAAGGAATCCATGGGCGGCTTCGTCTCCAACCCCATGGACAAGCCGGAAGCGTCCAAGGTCTCCCTCTTCGGCCTTGCGGACTACACCTGGAACATCAACGGCTTTAAATCGGAGGAAGCCTGGAAGGAAGGCGTCAAGCGCCTGTTCCCGCAGGCGGCGGAAGCCATGCAGGTCTTTGTGAACCATAACTCCGACCAGGGCCCCAACGGCCACGGCTACCGCCGTGAGGAATCCGTGGAAATAGAACCCGTGGTCAAGCGCGTACTGGAAGCCGCGCGGGAAGGCAAGGTGGCTAAAGCGGATGCGGCCCTGCTCAAAAAGGAATTTGCACGCATGGCCGCCGCCGCGCCCGTTATCCGGGCCAAGGCGGACAATCCCCGGCTGATGAAGGAAATCGGCGCCTGGGTGGACGCCTTTGAACAACTGGGCCGCGCCGGGCAATATGCCATAGCGGCGCTGGAAGAAAACAACACCAGGGACGCCGTGACGCAACTGGTGCAGGCCACGCAGGCGCTGGCGGCCATGGACGGCATCTCCCGCCGCCACAACCAGGAAGGCCAGCTATACCGTTCCGTGGTGAAGACCGGTTCACGCGTGATGACCCCCGCCGTCAATGAACTGGCGGACATCGTCTCCAAAAAAGCCTTCCCCGCCATTGCGGGCACTCCGGCCCTTTCCCCCAAGCCCCTGGTCAAGGGCGGCAGCATGGACAAGGCGGAACTCTTCTGTGACGGGGACCGCGGCACCTTCTGGCATTCCGGCGCTTACGGCGAGCCGGGAGACTGGTATGGCGTGGACTACGGCATGCAGATTCCCGTGCGGAGCGTGGAAGTGCTCATGGGCCGCAATGACAAGGACGGCGACTATGTAGCCAGGGGCCAGCTTGAAGGCTCCCGGGACATGAAGACATGGAAACCGCTGGGACCGGAAACCTCCGGCATGCAGGTGGTATGGCAGGCTCCCAAGCCCGTCTCCCTCCGTGCCGTGCGCTACCGCGTCATTGAACCGAAGAAAACGGACAACGGCCGCGCCGTCTGGACCGCCGTTCGTGAAATAGCCGTCAACACGCCTCCTGCAGCCATGGCTGCTTCCAATGTGGCGGGGCTGGAAGGGGTTTCCGTACAGAAATCCGACAAAATCGTGCGTATCAACCGCGTGATGGAAACGCACAAGATGAAGCCCGGAGAATTCATCTCCCTGCAACTGGAAGGCCCCACGGACGCCACCTGGCTGGAAGTCAACCTGGAACGGGATGACGTCAACTCCTGGGCTGAGGTTGAGCTGGACGTGGAAGGCTCCGCCAAGCCCGTGGTGCAGAAACTGGACAAGCAGGGCAAAAACTTCATTGCCAAGGCGAACCAGCTCCCCAAGGGAATCAAGGGCATGAAACTGGTCAACAAAAGCGGCAAGGAACAGGACATCATCCTGAGCATGTTCAAATTTGACGTTCCCCCGTCGGACCCCGGCACCAGCCTGGTCTCCCTGACTGACAGGAACCTGAAAACGGTCTACCGTGCTGACAAGCCCCTGGACGTGACCATTCCCAACCTGGACAACCCCAAGGCTTCCAAGGTAGTCGTCGTGGGGTCCGCCGCCTTTGCCATTCAGGCGCGCCGTGGCGAGGGAGCCTGGGTGCCCGTGGGCAAGAGGAACGCCGGCCCCGGAGCCTCTGAATTCGCCATTCCCGCCGGGACTTCCGCCGTGCGCCTGACGTACAAGGCCCCCCAGCCGGACGCGATCATTAATGAGGTGGTCTTCACCTCTAAAAAGTAA
- a CDS encoding DUF2339 domain-containing protein → MEFFILLLVLGLLSGMVFTFVKACQVTSLEQKVRTLETEVARLKERLDPRSSPRNVPAETRKSLPAPAEFPVQPIRRLPPAAPVREPSPSPRHSVQTVRNIRPAAALPASFSWEYFIGAKLLSWIGGFVLFLGTGFFVKYSIDNDLISPEWRVTLTYLAAAGLLGAGLSRLRKKYPILSGTLTSTGILVLYLATCAGRMFYELPFFTPAIATILLAATTSAAFILAVWLRFRVIAFLGIIGGFLTPVILSTGQDHTGTLFLYMTILNAGLLAVVAATRWTGAGGAGLAAYTILLMGWFDEYGGPSHILAVVILSLCTLLLYGGYGLYAGTRQAEPDRKGGPFLLAFCAIAVTCLTAFRLQAECSFRFLSPSSHLLLLLAGMLPMIALLPLARAKSTYWSCFLPMGLFTVFYFYQSSAEEASQSALWISSQLQGLFCLFMIPASYAVLSARTPSGGAYLAELQPGVRISCFATAALAWLLVMHPLSPSPFYVFLTAATFCGMAAWHRRGQALVAAAAGYTIAASYQDIHPAGSAVIFLAIFLLPLLLVRRFRSGLLAWSASALAFPLFYLSWWLFGTAHHPEATHFWDSTVALACAAPPLLAALALRRLPEETLLKRSAILCFYYGAAIGMLTLAIGLQWTGAPLTVAWSLEGLALLLLCGKFPLPRLAWTGFFLLAFLFVRNGLSQAFVQLDPAGMPALRTMFATMVFCCMAGAWWVQKKVTPRLPGGRSSGLRVLVAALNIFGAILLFIWMNTEISCGFAAPGDRPLMIQFGSSVAQDLTISIAWSLFALGLIATGFDIRSSRVRMAGLALLGITLLKVVCYDISSLGQLYRVGALVGLAAIVLISSFLYQKFTMKLRNKKKSQGEAPKS, encoded by the coding sequence ATGGAATTTTTCATTCTGCTGCTGGTCCTCGGCCTGCTTTCTGGAATGGTCTTCACCTTTGTGAAGGCCTGCCAGGTCACATCTCTGGAACAAAAAGTCCGCACTCTGGAAACGGAAGTCGCCCGACTGAAAGAACGTTTGGATCCCCGTTCCTCCCCCCGGAACGTCCCGGCAGAGACCAGGAAGAGCCTCCCGGCCCCTGCCGAATTTCCGGTTCAGCCTATCCGCAGGCTTCCCCCAGCCGCTCCGGTCCGGGAACCCTCCCCTTCTCCCCGGCACAGCGTGCAGACGGTCCGGAACATCAGGCCCGCCGCTGCCCTGCCCGCCTCCTTTTCCTGGGAATACTTCATCGGCGCCAAGCTGCTATCCTGGATAGGAGGGTTCGTCCTGTTCCTGGGAACCGGCTTCTTCGTCAAGTACAGCATTGACAATGACCTGATCTCTCCGGAATGGAGGGTAACCCTCACGTATCTGGCTGCCGCCGGCCTGCTGGGCGCCGGCCTGTCGCGGCTGAGGAAGAAGTATCCCATCCTTTCCGGCACGCTGACCTCCACGGGCATCCTGGTGCTGTACCTGGCTACCTGCGCCGGACGCATGTTTTACGAGCTTCCCTTCTTTACTCCGGCCATAGCCACCATCCTGCTGGCGGCCACCACGTCTGCCGCGTTCATCCTGGCGGTATGGCTGCGGTTCCGGGTGATTGCCTTTCTGGGCATCATCGGCGGGTTCCTCACCCCGGTCATTCTGTCCACGGGCCAGGACCATACAGGCACCCTGTTCCTGTACATGACCATCCTGAACGCCGGGTTGCTCGCCGTCGTGGCCGCAACCAGATGGACGGGAGCCGGGGGAGCCGGACTGGCTGCCTATACCATCCTGCTGATGGGCTGGTTTGACGAATACGGCGGCCCCTCCCATATTCTCGCCGTCGTCATCCTGTCCCTCTGCACCCTGCTTCTGTACGGGGGCTACGGCCTTTATGCCGGCACACGGCAGGCTGAACCGGACCGGAAGGGCGGCCCCTTCCTGCTGGCCTTCTGCGCCATTGCGGTAACCTGCCTGACGGCATTCCGCCTTCAGGCGGAGTGCAGCTTCCGGTTCCTTTCCCCTTCCTCCCACCTGCTCCTCCTGCTGGCGGGCATGCTCCCCATGATCGCCCTGCTCCCGCTGGCCCGCGCCAAAAGCACGTACTGGTCCTGCTTTCTTCCCATGGGGCTTTTCACCGTTTTCTATTTTTACCAGTCTTCCGCGGAAGAAGCCTCGCAATCTGCCCTCTGGATATCCTCCCAGCTCCAGGGCCTTTTCTGCCTGTTCATGATTCCGGCGTCTTATGCGGTGCTGTCCGCACGCACGCCGTCCGGAGGGGCCTACCTGGCGGAGCTTCAGCCCGGCGTCAGGATTTCCTGCTTCGCCACGGCGGCTCTCGCGTGGCTGCTGGTCATGCACCCGCTTTCACCTTCCCCCTTTTACGTTTTCCTGACGGCGGCCACGTTCTGCGGAATGGCGGCATGGCACCGGAGAGGGCAGGCCCTGGTGGCCGCGGCGGCCGGGTACACGATTGCGGCGTCCTATCAGGACATCCACCCTGCCGGTTCCGCGGTGATTTTCCTGGCGATCTTCCTGCTGCCCCTGCTGCTGGTCCGGCGGTTCCGCAGCGGCTTGCTGGCCTGGAGCGCCTCCGCCCTGGCATTCCCCCTCTTCTACCTTTCCTGGTGGCTCTTCGGAACGGCCCACCATCCGGAGGCCACCCACTTCTGGGATTCCACCGTCGCGCTTGCCTGTGCGGCGCCTCCGCTGCTGGCGGCCCTGGCCCTGCGGCGGCTCCCGGAGGAAACGCTTTTGAAGCGTTCCGCCATCCTCTGCTTTTATTATGGAGCCGCCATCGGCATGCTGACGCTGGCCATCGGCCTCCAGTGGACGGGCGCCCCCCTGACCGTAGCCTGGTCCCTGGAAGGGCTGGCCCTTCTGCTGCTGTGCGGCAAATTCCCCCTGCCCAGGCTGGCCTGGACGGGATTTTTCCTGCTGGCCTTCCTGTTCGTCCGCAACGGCCTCTCCCAGGCCTTCGTGCAGCTTGACCCTGCCGGAATGCCGGCCCTGCGCACGATGTTCGCCACCATGGTTTTCTGCTGCATGGCCGGAGCCTGGTGGGTCCAGAAGAAAGTGACGCCGCGCCTGCCGGGAGGCCGCAGCTCCGGTCTCCGCGTTCTTGTCGCGGCCCTGAATATTTTCGGGGCCATCCTGCTTTTCATCTGGATGAATACGGAAATATCCTGTGGCTTCGCCGCGCCGGGTGATCGTCCGCTGATGATCCAGTTCGGGAGCAGCGTGGCGCAGGACCTCACCATTTCCATTGCCTGGAGCCTCTTTGCCCTGGGCCTGATTGCCACGGGGTTTGACATCAGGTCTTCCAGGGTGCGCATGGCGGGACTCGCCCTGCTGGGCATCACCCTGCTGAAAGTCGTCTGTTATGACATTTCCAGCCTCGGGCAGCTGTACCGCGTGGGAGCCTTGGTGGGGCTGGCCGCCATCGTGCTCATCTCCTCCTTCCTGTACCAGAAGTTCACCATGAAGCTGAGGAACAAAAAGAAGAGCCAGGGAGAGGCCCCGAAAAGTTAG
- a CDS encoding metal ABC transporter substrate-binding protein, producing MLRRILIPFLCLLGLFCTLQAQDAPALKIAALHPVLGDMARSIGGSHVQVADLLRPNGNLHSFEPAPQDIAAAGQARLVLASGKNLEPYLPKLKDALGGKAQILDLGASIPDVPVAADTADHDHAHGDDCCAHGPNDPHWWHTPANMKRAARALAAALTRMDPAHEQDYKAGLARWNRKMDQLSSWARKELADIPEADRILVTGHAAMNHFCKEFGFRSISIQGVSREDEGNSAQLASTLKKLRAAGVKALFPEYSSNPKSLTEIAKSLNIPVAKPINTDGLAPDGHTFETMFKQNVGIIKEALSPSPRP from the coding sequence ATGCTCCGGCGCATTCTGATTCCTTTTCTGTGTCTTCTGGGCCTGTTCTGCACTCTTCAGGCCCAGGACGCCCCCGCCCTGAAAATCGCGGCCCTGCACCCTGTCCTGGGAGACATGGCCCGCTCCATCGGCGGCAGCCATGTGCAGGTGGCGGACCTGCTGCGCCCCAACGGCAACCTGCACAGCTTTGAACCCGCTCCGCAGGATATCGCCGCCGCCGGGCAGGCGCGCCTGGTGCTGGCCTCCGGCAAGAATCTGGAGCCGTACCTTCCCAAGCTGAAGGACGCCCTGGGCGGAAAAGCGCAAATTCTGGACCTGGGAGCCTCCATTCCGGACGTTCCCGTGGCGGCGGACACCGCAGACCATGACCATGCTCACGGGGATGACTGCTGCGCCCACGGCCCCAATGACCCCCACTGGTGGCACACCCCCGCCAACATGAAACGCGCCGCCCGCGCCCTGGCTGCCGCCCTCACCCGGATGGACCCGGCCCATGAACAGGATTACAAGGCGGGACTGGCCCGGTGGAACAGGAAGATGGACCAGCTTTCCTCCTGGGCCAGGAAAGAGCTTGCGGACATTCCGGAAGCGGACCGCATCCTGGTGACGGGGCACGCGGCCATGAACCATTTCTGCAAGGAATTCGGCTTCCGCAGCATCAGCATTCAGGGAGTGAGCCGGGAAGACGAGGGAAATTCCGCCCAGCTGGCCTCCACGCTGAAGAAACTGCGCGCCGCCGGGGTGAAGGCCCTGTTCCCGGAATATTCCTCCAACCCCAAGAGCCTGACGGAGATCGCCAAATCCCTGAACATCCCCGTTGCCAAGCCGATCAATACCGACGGGCTGGCTCCGGACGGCCACACCTTTGAGACCATGTTCAAGCAGAACGTCGGCATCATCAAGGAAGCTCTTTCCCCGTCACCCAGACCATGA
- a CDS encoding MATE family efflux transporter — translation MSAGDAREGIIRGKASRARLGGKLAGLSLPRQIAVIAFWPFLEQLLSFFVTSSDLFIATKIGLDAQDTINISDGMGAVVFLMWFGFVIQGSIMMGATAIVSRMTGARDYPQAQHGLHQAAMLGLLAGVISCGLLFACSGFLVTHVLTMNEAARAYALQYVYVAAFAAPFSGVVFAINAALRGSGDTRLPFWIMMGVGILNVIFSVTFVFADAPLGGWRIGGIAAGTVCGYAISMCALILIMLRRKKKIFAGRQHDSLEELVRENGEHYAPPLYLNFSNLWPDMSMQKRILKIGLPQAVEVFGMWGIQMFCLSIISELPIKGVLGVHNIAVRIESLSFLPGFAIGMAASTLVGQYLGARNALMARITIWKCMRYAIIFMTGLGVLFCVFPSLFMEIFSNGNMTLIDTGIPVLRTMLLVEPFFAACIVMKMSLRGAGDTRRVMFISYGIMGFFRVVCTWIWFKTAPETMTLWGIWLLFAFEMAVQSTILYKIVKGRSWTKLQV, via the coding sequence ATGAGTGCTGGAGACGCGAGAGAGGGCATCATACGCGGCAAGGCGTCACGCGCCAGGCTGGGCGGAAAGCTTGCCGGGCTGTCCCTGCCCCGCCAGATCGCCGTCATTGCCTTTTGGCCCTTCCTGGAACAGTTGCTGAGCTTTTTCGTCACCTCGTCCGACCTCTTCATTGCCACCAAAATAGGCCTGGACGCCCAGGACACCATCAACATTTCCGACGGCATGGGAGCTGTCGTCTTCCTCATGTGGTTTGGCTTCGTCATCCAGGGGTCCATCATGATGGGAGCCACGGCCATCGTTTCCCGCATGACGGGAGCCAGGGACTACCCCCAGGCGCAGCACGGCCTGCACCAGGCCGCCATGCTGGGCCTGCTGGCCGGGGTTATCTCCTGCGGCCTGCTCTTCGCATGCAGCGGCTTCCTGGTCACCCATGTGCTGACCATGAATGAAGCCGCCCGGGCCTACGCCCTGCAATATGTCTATGTGGCCGCGTTCGCCGCTCCCTTCAGCGGCGTGGTCTTTGCCATCAATGCCGCCCTGCGCGGATCCGGAGATACCCGCCTGCCCTTCTGGATCATGATGGGCGTGGGCATTCTCAACGTCATCTTCAGCGTCACCTTCGTCTTTGCGGACGCCCCGCTGGGTGGCTGGCGCATCGGAGGCATTGCGGCGGGAACGGTTTGCGGTTACGCCATCAGCATGTGCGCGCTCATCCTCATCATGCTGAGGCGCAAGAAGAAAATATTTGCAGGCCGGCAACATGACTCGCTGGAAGAACTCGTCAGGGAAAACGGCGAGCACTACGCGCCGCCCCTCTATCTCAATTTCTCCAACCTGTGGCCGGACATGAGCATGCAGAAGCGCATTCTGAAAATCGGGCTGCCGCAGGCCGTGGAAGTCTTCGGCATGTGGGGCATCCAGATGTTCTGCCTCTCCATCATCAGCGAGCTGCCCATCAAGGGCGTGCTGGGCGTCCACAACATCGCCGTCCGCATTGAATCGCTCAGCTTCCTTCCCGGGTTCGCCATCGGCATGGCGGCCTCCACCCTGGTGGGGCAGTACCTCGGCGCACGGAACGCGCTCATGGCCCGCATCACCATCTGGAAATGCATGCGGTACGCCATCATCTTCATGACGGGGCTGGGCGTCCTCTTCTGCGTTTTCCCCTCCCTCTTCATGGAGATATTCTCCAACGGGAACATGACCCTCATTGACACCGGAATTCCCGTGCTGCGCACCATGCTGCTGGTGGAGCCCTTCTTTGCCGCCTGCATCGTCATGAAAATGTCCCTGCGCGGGGCGGGAGACACCCGGAGAGTCATGTTCATCTCCTACGGCATCATGGGCTTCTTCCGCGTCGTCTGCACCTGGATTTGGTTCAAGACGGCTCCGGAGACCATGACCCTGTGGGGCATTTGGCTGCTCTTCGCCTTTGAAATGGCCGTCCAGTCCACCATCCTCTATAAAATCGTCAAGGGCCGGAGCTGGACGAAACTGCAGGTCTGA
- the recJ gene encoding single-stranded-DNA-specific exonuclease RecJ produces MTPGFHWTLRPSVREDDPVLKAFPADLPLLVKQLLLQRGFTGGPETDLFLEPRLSHLSDPFLMGEMRAAVDRIFQAVDEGETVCIYGDYDVDGVTSVALLRAILMSYDLDPQYFIPVRSREGYGLSEAGIERCLCECAERPSLLITVDCGTSSVKEVEMLNSLGIDVIILDHHEAGPLGRPDAVAVVNAKIEEDSPYTYLCSAGVVFKLAHALLKDRKLKTFDLKLYLDLVAVATVADIVPLVDENRILVRHGLGRLAHSRHTGLKTLTEIAGIRPSDSANHAGFLNAAHVGFRIGPRINAAGRMDSPMDALELLLTMDNRRAVQLAQMLDSHNRKRQEEEEAIRTDAVEMLHNSFDPERDNVIVLGSRAWHPGVVGIVASQLMRRYHKPTFVIAFDESGVGKGSGRSIPGVSLVQAIHHCADTLVSGGGHDMAAGLVIEEARMDDFREAFNRYVSETTTEEQRSPVLNIDMEVSFQALTLDLLDSYEKLEPFGNSNPQPLFMSSDVFPTEPPKRVGTNHLKLFMRQGMVERDAIFFNGAERELPNPPWDIAFTIDRNVYRGRASLSISIQEIRSHREM; encoded by the coding sequence ATGACACCGGGCTTTCATTGGACTCTCCGCCCCTCCGTGAGGGAGGATGATCCGGTCTTGAAAGCGTTTCCCGCAGACCTGCCCCTGCTGGTCAAGCAGCTCCTGCTGCAGCGCGGATTCACCGGAGGACCGGAAACTGACCTCTTTCTGGAGCCCAGGCTCTCCCATCTGAGCGATCCTTTCCTGATGGGGGAAATGAGGGCCGCCGTGGACCGCATCTTCCAGGCGGTGGATGAAGGGGAAACCGTGTGCATTTACGGGGACTATGACGTGGACGGGGTCACCTCCGTGGCGCTTCTCCGGGCCATTCTGATGTCCTATGACCTGGACCCGCAATACTTCATCCCCGTCCGCTCACGGGAAGGCTACGGGCTCAGTGAAGCGGGCATAGAACGCTGCCTCTGCGAATGTGCGGAAAGACCCAGCCTGCTCATTACGGTGGACTGCGGCACCTCCTCCGTAAAGGAAGTGGAGATGCTCAACAGCCTGGGAATAGACGTCATCATTCTGGACCACCATGAAGCGGGGCCGCTGGGCCGTCCGGACGCCGTGGCGGTGGTCAATGCCAAAATTGAGGAAGACAGCCCGTACACCTACCTGTGCAGCGCGGGCGTGGTCTTCAAGCTGGCGCACGCCCTGCTGAAGGACCGGAAGCTGAAAACCTTTGACCTGAAACTTTATCTGGACCTGGTGGCCGTGGCCACCGTGGCGGACATCGTCCCCCTGGTGGACGAAAACAGGATACTGGTGCGCCACGGCCTGGGAAGGCTGGCGCACAGCCGCCATACGGGCCTGAAAACCCTGACGGAAATAGCGGGCATCCGCCCTTCAGACTCCGCCAACCACGCGGGCTTCCTGAACGCCGCGCACGTGGGATTCAGGATAGGTCCCCGCATCAATGCCGCCGGGCGCATGGACTCCCCCATGGACGCCCTGGAACTTCTGCTGACCATGGACAACAGGCGCGCCGTGCAGCTTGCGCAGATGCTGGACTCCCACAACCGCAAGCGGCAGGAGGAAGAGGAAGCCATCCGGACGGATGCGGTGGAAATGCTTCACAACTCCTTTGATCCGGAACGGGACAACGTCATCGTGCTGGGTTCCCGCGCGTGGCATCCCGGCGTGGTGGGCATCGTGGCCTCCCAGCTCATGCGGCGGTACCACAAGCCCACCTTCGTCATCGCCTTTGATGAAAGCGGCGTGGGGAAGGGTTCCGGCCGCTCCATTCCCGGCGTGTCCCTGGTGCAGGCCATCCACCACTGTGCGGATACGCTGGTTTCCGGCGGCGGCCATGACATGGCGGCGGGCCTGGTGATTGAGGAAGCCCGCATGGATGACTTCCGCGAGGCCTTCAACCGGTACGTCTCTGAAACCACGACGGAGGAACAGCGCAGCCCCGTGCTCAACATAGACATGGAAGTCTCCTTCCAGGCCCTGACGCTGGACTTGCTGGACAGCTATGAAAAGCTGGAACCCTTCGGCAACTCCAATCCCCAGCCCCTCTTCATGAGTTCCGACGTCTTCCCCACGGAGCCGCCCAAGCGCGTGGGAACCAACCACCTGAAACTCTTCATGCGGCAGGGAATGGTGGAACGTGACGCCATCTTCTTCAACGGGGCGGAGCGGGAACTCCCCAATCCCCCCTGGGACATCGCCTTCACGATTGACCGCAACGTGTACCGGGGCCGCGCCTCCCTGTCCATCTCCATTCAGGAAATACGCTCCCACCGGGAAATGTAG
- a CDS encoding 2-isopropylmalate synthase, whose protein sequence is MKEHIHIFDTTLRDGEQCPGAAMTVEQKIQVAMQLEALGVDVIEAGFPVISDGDFHAVRTVAERTEKSRVCGLARCVEKDIVAAHEALKAAGERERIHLVVATSPIHRKYKLEKSRGQIREMAVKAVAMASGLCGEVQFSAEDASRTEPEFLAEIVEAVIDAGAAVVNIPDTVGYTMPEEYYRLISYLKSNVPNVSRARLSVHCHDDMGMAVANSLAAIRAGAQQVEGTINGIGERAGNTALEEVVMALRSRPDFFSGAGTGIRTKELVRTSRMVAAMSGLPVSRSKAVVGANAFAHGSGIHQDGVLKNRSTYEVMDPEEIGWGSTELPLTKHSGRHAVKMRLSALGFSVPDTDMPRLFELFKQRGDQCKFVYDDDLSAMVQAIQA, encoded by the coding sequence ATGAAAGAACATATACACATTTTTGATACGACGCTGAGAGACGGGGAACAGTGCCCCGGCGCGGCGATGACTGTGGAGCAGAAAATACAGGTTGCCATGCAGCTGGAAGCTCTGGGAGTGGACGTAATTGAGGCGGGCTTCCCCGTCATCTCGGACGGCGACTTCCACGCTGTCCGCACCGTGGCGGAACGCACGGAAAAAAGCCGCGTCTGCGGGCTGGCACGCTGCGTGGAGAAGGACATCGTTGCCGCCCATGAGGCGTTGAAGGCTGCCGGAGAGCGGGAACGCATCCATCTGGTGGTGGCCACGTCCCCCATCCACCGAAAATACAAGCTGGAAAAAAGCCGCGGGCAGATCAGGGAGATGGCCGTCAAGGCCGTCGCCATGGCTTCCGGATTATGCGGGGAAGTGCAGTTCTCCGCGGAGGACGCCTCCCGAACGGAGCCGGAATTCCTGGCGGAGATTGTGGAAGCCGTGATTGATGCGGGCGCCGCCGTGGTCAATATTCCGGATACGGTGGGTTACACGATGCCGGAGGAATACTACCGCCTGATTTCCTACCTGAAATCCAATGTTCCCAACGTGAGCCGCGCCAGGCTGTCCGTCCACTGCCATGATGACATGGGAATGGCCGTAGCCAATTCCCTGGCGGCCATCCGCGCCGGGGCGCAGCAGGTGGAGGGCACCATCAACGGCATCGGGGAGCGGGCCGGAAACACCGCTCTGGAGGAAGTCGTCATGGCCCTGCGCTCCCGTCCGGATTTCTTTTCCGGCGCGGGCACCGGAATCCGGACGAAGGAACTGGTGAGGACCAGCCGCATGGTGGCCGCCATGAGCGGGTTGCCCGTCTCGCGCTCCAAGGCTGTGGTGGGGGCGAACGCCTTTGCCCACGGGTCAGGCATTCATCAGGACGGCGTGCTGAAAAACCGGAGCACTTATGAAGTGATGGACCCGGAGGAAATCGGCTGGGGTTCCACGGAACTGCCCCTGACCAAGCATTCCGGAAGGCATGCCGTGAAGATGCGCCTGAGTGCGCTGGGCTTTTCCGTTCCGGATACGGACATGCCGCGCCTGTTTGAATTGTTCAAGCAGCGTGGAGACCAGTGCAAGTTCGTGTATGACGACGATTTGTCCGCCATGGTGCAGGCTATTCAGGCGTGA